The genomic segment TCTTGAGCTCATCAACAAAGGTATCAAAATGCTGAAAGCTGACCCTTACTGGGAAGTTCTCAAAGAAAAGCATCTTAAAGGTGACAACCACTAATTGGCTTGTTGCCCAGTTATAAAGATACTATTTCAGCTGAGGGCGTGTTCCATTAAAACGCTCTCAGCTTTTTTATTGAGTGCCGCAAGGCACAACTAAGGAGGAAGGACAAACGGAAAGGTTTGTCCGATATTCTATGCTAGAACAGTTAGCAGTAATATTAGACGCGCTACCATATATTTTGCAAGGCGCGCTCGTGACGTTAGTAATCGTCGGCGGGGCTATGAGCCTCGGACTCGTCATGGGCATTCCTATGGCAGTCGGCTTGGTCTATGGGCCACGATTAGTTCGCTTTATTCTGGGCTTTTACGTCTGGTTTTTCCGTGGGGTGCCGATTCTGACGCTTATGTTCCTTTTCTATTTCGGCATCTTTGATTTACTGGGGCTTAATTTATCTGCTCTCGCCGCCACGTCCATTGTGTTGGGGATGACAAGTGCTGCGTACCAGTCTCAGATTTTCAGGGGCTCTATCGAAGCCTTACCTCAGGGACAGCTGAAAGCTTCCCGCGCGTTGGGTATGTCTGATATGCAAGGTGTTTGTTCTATCATTTTGCCACAGGCACTGCGTTTGTCTATTCCCGGATGGTCCAACGAATTTTCTATTATTCTTAAAGACTCTGCATTGGCTTATGTTGTAGGTGCTATGGATATGTTTACACGCACACACTTTGTTGCGTCACGAACCTATGAGCATCTGACTTTGTTTATAACAGCTGGTGCAATTTACTTTATCATTACTATGGTGGGCGTAAGATTGCTGCTCGCTCTTGAAAAGAAAGTCCGTATTCCGGGCTATACCACGTAAGGGATATACACATGCCAAGTGAGAACAACACCCCGATTCTGCAGATGCAAAACATCTGTAAGAACCTTAGCGGGAAAGAAATTTTACGATCTGTTTCTCTCGATATTAAACGGGGAGAGCTTAAAGTACTCATCGGGCCTTCCGGTGCGGGTAAGTCCACCTTTCTGCAGTGTATTAACTATCTGCTTATACCGGAACACGGACAGATTGTCCTTGAAGGTAATGTTGTTGATACGGACAGTAAAAAAGAACTGTACGGTTATCGACAACAGGTCGGTATGATCTTTCAAGACTTCAATCTATTTGATCATCTTACAGCATTGGATAATGTCGCGATTGCTCTACGCAAAGTAAAGGGCATGAGCAAAAAGCAGGCACGTGACATCGCGAAGAAAGAGTTAGACCGTGTTGGCCTTTCTGACAAAGGCGATTTGTACCCTGCAGAGCTTTCTGGTGGCCAGAAGCAGCGTGTTGCTATTGCTCGTGCGCTTGCCATGGAGCCCAAAGTCCTTTTACTGGACGAGCCGACTTCTGCGCTTGACCCGGAATTGGTCGGCGAAGTTCTTTCTGTTATCCGTGATCTTGCAAAGGAAGGGCTTACTATGATTATGGCAACCCACCAGATGGACTTTGCACGCGCACTTGCAGATGAAATTGTATTTATGCAGCAGGGTGAGATTATCGAACACGGTTCTCCTGCAGAGCTCCTTAAAGAAGGTTCCGGCACTCGTACCGCAGACTTCTGCAACAAGTTGTCTGATATGTGTGAGGAGCTTGACTAGTGGATCCATTTTATACTGAACAACTGCTCCCTGCC from the Halodesulfovibrio aestuarii DSM 17919 = ATCC 29578 genome contains:
- a CDS encoding amino acid ABC transporter permease, encoding MLEQLAVILDALPYILQGALVTLVIVGGAMSLGLVMGIPMAVGLVYGPRLVRFILGFYVWFFRGVPILTLMFLFYFGIFDLLGLNLSALAATSIVLGMTSAAYQSQIFRGSIEALPQGQLKASRALGMSDMQGVCSIILPQALRLSIPGWSNEFSIILKDSALAYVVGAMDMFTRTHFVASRTYEHLTLFITAGAIYFIITMVGVRLLLALEKKVRIPGYTT
- a CDS encoding amino acid ABC transporter ATP-binding protein; protein product: MPSENNTPILQMQNICKNLSGKEILRSVSLDIKRGELKVLIGPSGAGKSTFLQCINYLLIPEHGQIVLEGNVVDTDSKKELYGYRQQVGMIFQDFNLFDHLTALDNVAIALRKVKGMSKKQARDIAKKELDRVGLSDKGDLYPAELSGGQKQRVAIARALAMEPKVLLLDEPTSALDPELVGEVLSVIRDLAKEGLTMIMATHQMDFARALADEIVFMQQGEIIEHGSPAELLKEGSGTRTADFCNKLSDMCEELD